The window GAGTTGCACGAATACCTTCGCAGGGAAGGGGTCGACAAGGTCATCGTTTCATTCTCGGAGCGGCGCGGGGCCTTTCCCGTTGACGAGATCCTGCAGTGCCGCATGAGCGGCATCGAAGTAGTGGATGCGGTTACCTTCTATGAAAGCGTGAACAAGAAGCTGTTCATAGAGAACATCACGCCGAGCTGGTTCATTTTCTCTTCCGGCTTCAGAATTTCTACCGCGTACCGTTTTTGCAAGCGTGTGCTGGATATCTGCGGGGCATTGTTCGGTTTGGCAATCTGTCTTCCGTTCTTCCCGCTGGTGGCGCTTGCGATCAAGCTTGATTCCCCCGGTCCCATCTTCTTCAGGCAGGTTCGCGTAGGCGAGGGGGATAAGCTATTTATAATATTCAAGCTCCGTACCATGCGTCAGGATGCTGAAGTAGGAACCGGAGCTGTCTGGGCCAGCAAGGATGATCCGCGCATTACCCGTCTTGGCGCGTTTTTGCGCAAGTCCCGCCTTGATGAATTGCCCCAGCTTATCAACGTCTTGCGTGGCGAGATGAGTCTGGTCGGCCCCAGACCTGAGCGTCCGGAGTTCGTGAAGAATCTGAAGAAGGAAATTCCGTTCTATTCCGAGCGGCACTACATGAAACCCGGTGTTACCGGTTGGGCGCAGGTTCGGTATCCCTATGGTGCATCCTTGCAGGATGCCGTGGAGAAACTGCGCTACGACCTGTATTATATCAAGAACTACAGTCCGTTGTTTGATGTATGGGTGATCCTCCTGACGATTGGCGTCGTGGTATTCCGAAAAGGGGCGAGATAGTATGAAAAGAGCCTTTGTTACCATCATGTTCTTTCTGGCTATGGCAGTGATTACGACTTCGGCGTTTGCCGGCGAGTATCGGCTTGGTGCCGGTGACGCGGTTGCCATCAACGTGTGGGGCGAACCTGACCTGAATATTCAGGCCGCCATTCGTCCTGACGGAGTGATTACCATGCCCGGCGTGGGTGAAGTGGCTGCGGCGGAGAAGACGCCTAACGAGCTGCAGAAAGAGTTGGTGGACAAGCTGAAGACTCTGGTCCGTAACCCCATAGTCACGGTCACGGTTCTTGCTTTTCGTAACAACTCCGTTGTTGTCCATGGTCAGGGTGTGGAACCCAAGGTGGTGCCCCTGGATGGCCGCACAACCCTGCTTCAGCTGCTTTCATCCATTGCCCCCGGCAATATGGCCGACCTGAAGGGGGCATATGTGATGCGCGATGACAAAAAGGTGGTTGAGGGCTTTGAGGAGTTGTTCCTTCGCGGCGAAACCTCCCGCGACATCGTGCTCGAACCCGGCGACCGTATATTCATTCCGTACCGGGAAGACCGTTTCGTCTTTGTGCTCGGCGCAGTGCAGGCTCCGCAGGCCATTCCCTTCTATGAGGGCGTGACCATTCTTGAGGCGATTCTGCAGGCTGGCGGATTCGGAAAATATGCTGATGAGAATGACACGGTCATTATCCGCAAGGTGGCAGGCAAGACTTCCACGATCAAGGTGAAGGGAGAAGACCTCATCAAGCGTGGAGATCTTGAGCAGAACGTAAACTTGGTTGCAGGCGATTACGTTATCGTACGCGAAGGACTTTTCTAGGGAATGGTGGTTTGTCATGCAAGGTCTTGATCACAGTCGGCACGTCGTCAAACGCATTGTGAAGCTGCTTGTGGACAGGATTGTCCTGATTTCAGCGATCCTGTTTGCGTTCGTTCTGGGGGCCGTCGTCCTCAGCTACTCGTTGCCCAAACGCTATGAGGCAAGAGGGACGGTGTACATTGAGCAGAGTGTGATCAACGACCTTGTGCGCGGCATAGCCATTACCCCATCCATGTCGGCCAAGATCAAGGTTCTCAATGTGACCATGCTGAGCCGGGCCATGCTTCTCGAGGTCATCCGGGAGCTGGATATGGATGTCAATGCCGACTCTGAACCGGCTTTGGATACGCTCATCAATACCGTGCGCAGCAAGGTGGAGATATCTCTCAATGAAAGCAAGGGCCTGTTCTTCATCTCCTATGTGGATGAGGATCCGGCCCGCGCCCGGGACTTCGTGAATACGCTGATCCGACGATACATTGAGGAAAGCACCACCTCCAAACGCGAAGAAGCCTTTGAAGCCACGCGCTTTCTGGCAGACCAGATTGAACTGTTCCGCAAGCGTATCGAGCAGGCTCAGGTTGATATCGACGACTATCTGTCCCGTAACGGCAAGGCGCTCAATGCCAACGAGCAGATATTGCGGCAGGAAATCGAAATGGCTGAAGCCAAACTGCAGGGGCTGCGCATCAGAAAGAATGAGTTGGTGGCCAAACGCAGTCTGCTGGTTCGCAACACCCCGCTCAGAAAGCGCCTTGAAGATCTGGAGGCAGGCCGTACTTCCCTGCTTGTGAACTATACGGAGAATCATCCCAGAGTTCGCCGGGTGCAGGAAGAGATCGTTGCGGTCAAGCACGAGATATCGCGCAACGGCGAGAGCGAGAAACGGGCTGTCTACGGGACTGCAGAGTATCAGGAGACCAGGGTTGAGCTGGAAGCCATAGCGCAGATCGAGCGGGGGCTGGAGCGCCAGATTGTGGACGGTACCGACCAGCTCAGGCGTATTCCGGCCATGCGTTCCGAACTGCAGGAGCTTGAACGCAAGAAGAAGAAAGAAAGCATAATCTACGAGCAGCTTGTGGCCCGTTATGGTCAGTCAGAAGTTTCCAAGCAGATGGAGCTTCAGGATAAGGCTGTGAGCTTCAGGGTGATCGATCCCGCAACCCTGCCGGTGTATCCGATCAGCCCCAACAGGGTGCTCATTCTTCTTGCAGGCTTGTTCCTCGGGATCGGGGGCGGGACCGGACTGGTCCTGCTGCTCGACTTCCTTGATGGCAGAGTGAAAGCGTATCATGAACTGGAGCGTTTCGGCATTCCGATCATGGTCGTGGTGCCGGACATCGACAGCCTCAAGAATGATGACGGACTGCTGCGGGAGCACTGGCGCACACTCTCCGTGCTTGGCGGTATTCTTGCCCTGTTTATCGGGATGGTCGTCATTGAAGCCCAGCAGCTCACATACATAGAGGATGCCGTGAACACCTTGGTTCGGATGGTGTCGAACATCGTTTAGCGGGGAAAGGGAGGTTCTGTCATGAGCAGAATTGAACGTGCCCTTGAGCGGGCGGAAAGTCTGCAGGCCGGAAAGACTGCTGCCGAGGGGGAGGAAAAGCCTTCCATTCTGGAGCGGGCTGCAGGAGCTGCCTCCGAACGGAACAGGACTCCGGAGCCGATGCAAGGTGATTCTGATGTTGCGACACCTGCCTCCGCTGGCGCAGCTCCCGGCAGGGTGGCCAAGCATGTGGCCCCACGGTTGAAATTATCCGGAAAGTCGACGCTGGTGCGCCAGACGCCCGAGATAGATACATCCAAGATCGTTGCGGCTCAGGGGCTGTATTCTCCTGCCAGCGAAGAGTATCGCAAGCTCAAGGAACAACTGGTCAAGTTGACCAACTCCAAAGGGTTCCAGAATACGGTTCTGGTCACCAGTGCAACTGTTGGTGAAGGCAAGAGCATCACCGCCGTCAACCTTGCGGTGAGCCTTGCCATGGAGTTTGACCACACCGTTCTGTTGATTGATGCTGATATCCGTCGCCCCACCTGTCACAACTACTTCAATACGGCAGTGGAGCCGGGGCTCGCAGAATGCCTGCTGGATGGTGTCGAAGTGAAGGACGCCCTTGTTGCCACAGGGATAGGACGCCTGAGCTTCCTGCCTGCGGGCAGGCCGGTTGATAACCCGGTGGAAGTCCTGAATTCCTCTCTCATGAAAGACTTTCTGGCAGAGATCAAGAGCCGTTATCCAGACCGTTATGTCATTATTGACACGGCGCCCGTTCTTCCTTTTGCAGAGGCGCGGGTGCTGAGTCGCTTTGTCGACGGCACGCTTCTGGTGGTCCGTGAACGCGCAGTTTCCGTGAGAGAGGTGCAGGAAACGCTTCAGGCGCTCAGCGGGGCTAATGTTCTGGGTATTGTGTACAATGGCGCAACCAAGGCCAATTCCCCCGGCTCGTATTATTACGGCTACCATTATGGGCATAAGATCTAGAAGGGGATAGAGCGTGTACACCCACTACTTCGGTTTACGCGAAAAGCCCTTTGAATTGTTGCCGAACCCGGGCTTTCTGTACCCTAGCAGGGTGCACAGGAAGGCTCTTGCCTATTTGGAATACGGACTGAGGGAGAGGTCGGGTTTCATTCTGCTGACCGGCGAGGTTGGCTCTGGCAAGACAACCATCATACGCAACCTGCTCAAGCGGGATTTGCGAAAAACCGTGCTTTCCAAGGTCTTCAATACTCGGGTCGATTCCACGCAGCTCATCTCCATGATCAACGATGACTTTGGTCTGGAGGTGGGGGGGCGGGATAAAGTCGCCATGCTGCGTGACCTCAATGAGTTTCTCATTGATCAGTTTGCCGCTGGTAACAAGGCGGTGCTGATCATTGACGAGGCACAGAACCTCACCTCCGAGTTGCTTGAAGAGGTGCGGATGCTCTCCAATCTGGAAACGGATAACGCGAAGTTGCTTCAGATCATCCTGGTGGGACAGCCGGAGCTGAAGAAGACGCTGAATTCGCCTTCGTTGCGGCAGTTGCGGCAGCGAATTCTGGTTCAGACGCATCTGGCTCCCCTTACGGATGACGAGGTGGCCGAATACGTCCTGTACCGTCTGGAACGGGCGGGAAACCGCAGCGCGGTCCGTTGGGGAGAGGGTGCTCTTCAGGAAGTGCATGTGGCAACGCAGGGTATTCCCCGGCTTATCAATATTCTTTGTGATTATCTGTTGCTGGATGCGTTTTCCGACGAGCGGATGAGCATCGGTCTGGAGAATGTCCGCAGCGTGGTGGATGAGATTGATTTCCGCCACGTGTATTTCCCCGGGAGCGAAGATGAGATCGTTTCCGATCAGGTGGTTCAGGGAGGGAACGGGAGCAATGGTGAACACGCCATTCCCGAAGGCTGGAACGGTGCCGGAGTGGATAAGGGCACGAACGAGCGGTCCCGTGAGGCGGTGCACAGGATGATGAAGATGCTGCGGGAGATGCAGCAGCGACTAGAAGTTCTGGAGAACAGCATTCCACGTGTGGATGAGGGCGATATTCTGGAGATGAACGAGCGGTTGCAGCGGCTTGAACTGTTTTATGAGGAGTCCGCTTTGCAGCTTGGGCGTTTGAGCCTGGCCTTTCCAAGGCTGGAAGCCAGAATGAATGAAAAACCGCTGGCTCTGCTCAGGGAAGAGAAAACAGAACAGCGTGGCTGGTTCAGAAAAATGTGGGGGGCGTAACGTCTCTATCAGTATCTTGGGTTTGACCTGAGCTTTACAATGGTTTAATGTTCCGGGTAATTTGTGGAAGATTGTAGTGTAAAGATCAGTTGTACATCGAACTCAATGGATGTTGATATGTTGTTATCCAGATCATTCATGCTTTTCTGCACGTTGTTGCTGCTCACTTCTCAGGCTTTTGCCGGAGACCTCTCTTTCAAGCCCGGGATAGGTGTTTCCGAGGAATACACGGACAACGTGGATGAAACTCCGGAAGGTAAGACGGATTATATATCGCACATAAAGCCGTTGATGGAGTTGGAGTACGACGGGCCGCGATTGCAGACATCTCTCTCCTATGCAGGGGACTATCAGATGTATGCATCCGGCAAGAATACTGACCTGATTCATGATCTTTCCATGGAATCACTTGTCACCCTGATGCAGGACAGGCTGTTCCTTGAGGTTACCGAAGATTACGAATCGGTCTATCTGGACAGCACGCGTGGTGAAGTTGCGGATGATGAAACCGGCAACTACCGTGTGGACAGGAATACCTTCGGCATTTCGCCGTATGCCATGTTCGATGTGTCTGATCAGGGCATTCTGACCGCAGGCTACAAATTTCTCGATGTCCGCTATACTTCCGGTGATGAAGGTTCGGACAAGCAGGAGCACAAGGGGTACACCTCTCTCGACTATAGCCTGACGGATCGTCTGGGCCTGCTTACCGGCTACAGCCTGACCGCGCAGGACCAGGAAAACAAGACCGGATTGAAACGCCATAATGCCTATGGCGGTGCCCGGTACGCCTTTTCGGAAACGTTTGATGTGACTGCCCGTCTGGGTGCCGATTACACGGTGTTCAACAGCGGCGGCGACGCGGTGGATCCCTTCTGGGAAATTGAAGCGACCAAGCGAATTTCCAGACTGACGTTAACCTTGGCATCTGCAACCGCCTTTACCTCGGACCCGGACACCGAGGGTGACCTGAGAACCACCAGTTACTCTTTGAAGGCGGACTGGGATCTTGATCGTACCAAACTGCGGGGAGGCCTGAGATATTCTGATTCCGACCAGGGCGGCGGTGCCCGTTCCGAGGAGCTCAGGGATTCTTCCGGCTATGACGCCCAGACGTTTACTCCCAGCGTGGGGGTAACCCATGAACTGACGGACAGATTGAGCCTTGATGCGGATCTCCGCATGGATTTTCAGGATAAGAGCGGCGACTATGTGCAGCGTTTTTTTGCAAGCACGGGCCTCTCTTACTTGTTCACAGAAGAGGTAAGCAGTTATCTGAGGTACAAGTTCAAGGATTCCTACTCGGGTACGGACGAGGACAGCAACTACAGCGTAAACCGCGTAGAGCTGGGAGTGGAGGTCAAGTTCTAGATCCCCCTTTCCTGCGCGGTGTCGCAGGAGGATGGGGGGCATGGAACAGGGATACTTCTCCGGAACGACGGGGCGGAACCGTCCCCGTTTACCATCGCAACGCATCGTTTTTGATGCGCAGGCCGAATCTGGCGGCCTGACCAATGCTCTCACCGTTGATGTGGAAGACTATTTTCATGTCAGCGCATTCGAGAGTGTCATTTCTCCTTCCGACTGGGATGGCATGCCGCATCGCGTGGTGGGTAACACCATGCGGGTGCTTGAGCTATTTGCCGAATACAAGGTCAGCGGAACCTTCTTTGTTCTCGGCTGGGTGGCCGAGAAATATTCCTTCCTTGTCCGTCATATTGCTGAAGCCGGACATGAAATAGCAAGCCATGGCTGCTCACACCGGCGACTGCACCATCTCGAACGGGCCGAGGTGCGCGAAGAACTGTATCGTTCCCGCTCCCTGCTGGAGGATTTGTCCGGCATGGCTGTTGTGGGCTACCGCGCTCCCAGTTGGTCCATCTCTTCTGCAACCTTGTGGGTGCTCGATGTACTGATCGAGCTTGGCTACCTCTACGACTCCAGCATCTTTCCCATCTATCATGATCTTTACGGCATTCCCGATGCACCCCGCCTTCCTTACGTGATTCGCCGCGAGCGAGGCGAACTTCTCGAGTTTCCCCCGACCACCGTGCCGTTTTCACTTGGGGGGCGTTCCTGGAATTTCCCCATTGCCGGAGGCGGGTACCTGAGGCTGTTGCATCCGGGACTGGTGCAACGGGGCATCCGCTATGTGAACCAAAAGGAGGGCAGTCCTGCAGTGCTGTACTTCCATCCGTGGGAAATAGATCCGAAACAGCCGAGAGTGCGTGTCGGAGGCAGGTCCCGTTTCAGGCACTATCTCAATCTGGACAAGATGGAACAGCGCCTGCGCTATCTTTTGAGCCGCAATCGTTTTTCAACCATGGGTGATGTTCTGCAGAAACGCGTTCTGGCGGAGGCGGAGGAAGGGCCGTCTTCCGGAGTTGGTATCCGGGAAGATGCCCCCGCTGAAAAAGGAGCGGTTCCGCAGCAGGAGGGGCTGTAGCGATGAGGGTAATGAGCGTGGTTGATCAACGTGGTTACTATTGGATGCTCTTGCCGTTGCTGGCGATGGCCTTCATGTATTTCGGCATTGTAGGCGGAATGGTTGATGACTGGCTCAATGACGAGAACTATTCCCACGGCTTTATTATTCCGGGAATTGCGGCCTATTTCCTCTGGCGTTCCCGAGTGGAGCTGGTGTCATCTCCTGTGGCTCCTTCCTTCTGGGGGCTTGTTCTCGTGATGATGGGCGGGGCCATGTATCTTGCCGGCACCGTAGTGCAGGAATATTTCCTCATGCGTACGTCCCTCATCGTCATTCTTGCCGGTTGCATCTGGAACCTGTTCGGCTACCAGATTCTGAGGCTGGCCGCCTTACCGATCGCGTATCTCATTTTCATGGTGCCGTTGCCATATACCGTGTATAATTCATTGGCTTTTCCCCTCAAGCTCTTCGTAGCACGGGTGGCAGTCTTCCTGTTGAAGTTTTCCGGCCTGCCCGTGCTGCGTGAAGGTAATGTGATCATATTCCCCAATATCACGCTTGAGGTGGTTGAAGCCTGCAGCGGCATGCGTTCTCTTGTAAGCCTTATAGCCATGGGGGTGGCTTATGCTTTCCTGGCCTTGAGGTATCCGTGGCAGAGAGTGCTTCTGGTGCTGAGTACCGTTCCCATAGCTGTGGGAAGCAATGTGCTGCGGGTCTACGGCACCGGAGTGCTTTCACGGTATTATGGCGCTGAAGCGGCTGAAGGTTTTTTTCATGAGTTTGCCGGCATAGCCGTTTTTCTGGTCGCGTTGGCTGGACTGGTTGTTTTTGGGGCTGTGTTGCGATTTGTCGGAGGGCGCTTTCATGCGAAATAGGGCCATTCTTCTTTCCTTGCTGCTTGTTGCTTTCGGTGTGCTCGGGGGAATGCGTTCTGCGGTATCCACTCCCTCCTACATTCCGTTTGCCACCTTTCCCGCCCAGCTTGGGGAGTGGATGATGCAGAGAAGTTTCAGCATGACCGATGGTGAACTGCGTATTCTGCAGCTTTCTGACTACATGCTGCGTCGCTACGCGAGCAGGGACGGTGCGGTTGTCGATCTGTATGTCGGCTATCACGGGGGTGGAGAGGAGACGGGGCCTGTTCATTCTCCCAAGAACTGTCTGCCGGGGAGCGGCTGGCTGGAGCAGAGAATCGATACGGTCTCTCTTGCTCTGGAAGACGGTCAGAACATTACGGCGATGCGGGCGGTCTATGGCAAGGACGGCAATGTCGTTGTCTTTTACTATTGGTTCGATGTTCTCGGAGTCTCATACGTGGACGAGTTTTCACTGAAGTTTGCCGAGATCATGGGAGTGCTCCTTCATAACCGTCGCGACGCACTGCTGGTTAGGGTGTCTGTTCCGACGAGCGGTGATGTGCAGGTCGATAATGAGACTGTTCAAAGCTTCGTGCGGGAGTTCTATCCCGTATTGAGGCAATTCATTCCGGTTTAACGGGCGGGAGTGATATGTTTGGCATCATAGAAGCTGGAACAGCGGCCATATTGCTGGTGGTGTTGGGTGGAATCAGACTGCGCAGAGGGCGTAGTGCCATCTGGAGCCTGCCTGCCTTTCTTGTCAGCGGCATTCTTATCGGACTTGAGCAGGCATTGCTGACCATGCCGGAACTTGCCGACCGGCTTCTGCATCCGATCATAATCATGCATGCCCTGCTGTGTCCGGCGTGGCTGTTGTTCAGCTACAGCTATGTCCGTGAGTTCAGCCTGTCATCGCTGAAGGGAAGAAGCGGTGTGTTCTTCTACGGTTCCTTCATTCCTCTTATCGTGGCTGTGCTTAACAAGCCTGATGCCTTTTTCTATTCTCCCGATTTCAGGTTTGATCAGGCGCTGTTCCTGGAACCTCTCTCATTTTTCTTCTATCTGCAGATTCTGTTGTTCTTCTTCATAGCCATCGGCAACATTGAAGTTTCTCTGGCCTCTGCAGAGCATGGCGTGCGCTGGAAGGTGAAATATGCATTGCTCGGCGCAGGCACCATCATAGCCGTCCATGTTCTGTTCTACAGTCAGGCGCTCATAACACGGATGATCAATATGGATTACCTTACCCTGAAGTCCTTCGGGGTAATCATCGGCTGCGTCTTGTTCTACTATAGCGAAGCCGTCCGGAACGGCTCCGGCGTCATGCTGTCCGGACGAAAGATGGCACGGTCCGCAGTGAGTATTCTTGCGGGCGTGTATCTGCTCGGTTTGGGGGTCGTTCTGGAGGGATACCGGTATTTCGGAGCCACTTTTTCCAAGTACGCGTTGATATCGTTGCTGTTCTGTGTGGCCCTTGGTGGCGCCATCATGCTGTTTTCCGACAGGATACGGAGAAAGCTGCGCCTGCAGATGTACACGTTATTCTTCAAGGAAAAATACGATTACAGAAAGCAGTGGATGGAACTGACCAGAAATATGTCAACCGCCAGAAATACATCTGAATTGTTGCATATCGTTCTGGTGCACATGTGTGAAACGTTCGGTTTTGCAGGGGCGGGCTTTCTGCCGGCAGACCGTACGGACCCCTGTACCCTGCGGACTGGTGTGTTTCATGAACTACCATTGTTTGCGGATGTTCCCCGTGATGACAGCAAGGCCCTCTTTGCCATGGGAGGTGAAGCTCTTCCGCTGGCCTCGCTTGAAGGCAGAGTTTCTCCGGAAACCTACGAACGGTTGGTGCTGGCGGAAATATCCATGGTGCTTCCTGTTCATGCAGGCACTGAACCTGAGGGCCTTCTCCTTTTCGGCCGCGGGATTGACTTCAATGAAGAACATGGGCCGGAGGACTTCCAATTGCTCGCTGTGGAAGCGCAGCAGGTAGGGCTGACGGTGCGGAGTTTCCGCCATGGCGAGGAGCTTGCCGTGGCCAGAGAGATGGAGGCCATGGGGAGAGTAGCGGCCCTGATCCTTCATGACCTGAAGAATCAAGTCTACCCGCTTTCTCTGATGCTCGGCAATGCGCAGGAGTTCATGGATAACAAGGAGTTTCAGGACGACCTTCTCCGTACGCTCCGCAATACCGTGAATAATATGATGAAGCTTATCCGCCAGCTTACCGAGGTGCCCGACAGGTCTTCCTTGTCCAGAGAGCCGGTTGAACTGGCCGCACTGGCGGAAAGTGTCGCCGCTCTGGTGCCGCAGGCCACCGTTGTGGTTCGGGGCGGGCCGGAGGAAGTGCTGGGTGACAAGGAGCAGTTGGAGAAGGTTATTCTCAATCTGTTCACCAATGCCATTGAAGCAGGCGGAGAGCCATATATTGACGTGGAAGTGGGAAGAGACGGTCTCTCCCGTTTTATCAAGGTGTCTGACAGGGGCGGCGGAATCGATGAGACCATTCTGCGGGAAGGGTTGTTCACTCCATTCCGTACCTCCAAGAAGCGGGGAATGGGTATCGGGCTCTACCACTGCCGCAAGATCATGGATGCGCACAACGGCAAGGTGCTTGTCGAGAACAAGGCCGGAGTGGGGGCTACCTTTACCCTCTCGTTCGGCTCTGTCCCCGGACAAAACTAGAAGATCGTGCTGAAACCGAAGGATGCAGAGGGGTATGAATATGCATGCTCTACTCATAGTTGACGATAATCAGGATGTGCGGAGCCAGTTGCGCTGGGGGCTTTCCAAAGAAGGGTATTCTCTGCATCTGGCAGGGGACGGGGAAGAGGCCATGGCGTTGTTCAGGGAGCATGCCCCAGGCGTCGTGACGCTGGACCTTGGCCTGCCTCCGGATCCTGACGGAACCAGTGAGGGCTTTCGGCTGCTTCAGGAGATGCTGAGTGAAAAGCCGGAGACGCAGGTTATTGTCATAACGGGACATCATGACAGGGAAAATGCGTTGAAGGCCATTAACTACGGTGCATACGATTTTTGCCGAAAACCAGTGGACCTGTCGGAAATCAAGGTTCTCATCAATCGCGGTTTCTATCTGCACAGTCTGAGAAGCGAGAGTGCGAGAGCGTCTCTTGTTTCGGCCTCGCATACGGGCGGGGAAGATGACTGTATGGATGGCATCATCGGCAAGTGCTCGGCCATGAAGGATGTGTATTATGCCATTCGCAAGGTGGCGGCCACCGATGTGCCCGTGCTGGTTACCGGCGAGTCCGGAACAGGTAAGGAGCTTGTTGCCCGGGCCATTCATGCCGGAGGGCTGCGCAAATCTGCGCCCATGGTTACGATCAACTGTGGGGCCATACCGGAGAATTTGCTGGAAGCCGAGTTCTTCGGTCATGAGAAAGGCGCATTTACCGGTGCCATAAGCAGAGTGCAGGGGAAGGTGGAGTTTGCTGATAAGGGCACCCTGTTCCTTGATGAGATTGGCGACATTCCTTTCAACATGCAGGTGAAGTTGTTACGTTTTCTTCAGGAGATGGTCTTTCAGCGGGTGGGAGGCCGGTCGGATATTTCGGTCAATACCCGCATCATCGCCGCCACCAATCTTGATCTGGAAGAAGCCATGCATAACGGCAGGTTCCGTGAAGACCTGTATTACCGCATCGGGGTTGTGAGCATTCATCTTCCCCCGCTTCGCGAGCGTGAGGACGATGTGCTTCTGCTGGCGGATATGTTCCTTGAGCAGATGTCGCACGAGAACAATGTCGCCATGAGCGGGTTTACCGCCTCTGCCCGCAAGGCGATGCTGCATTACAGCTGGCCGGGCAACGTACGCGAATTGGAAAACAAGGTCCGTCGTGCCGTCATTATGGCAGGCGGACAGCGGATATCTGCCGAGGACCTCAATCTTGACGAACGGGCTCCGCAACCCAGCGGGCAGGCATCGAACCTTACGTTGAAAGAGGCGCGGAATGCGATTGAAAAGGAAATGGTTGATGCCGCGCTCAAGCGGTTTTCCGGCAATATCGTGCAGGCAGCCAAGTCCATCGGCGTGAGCAGGCCTACCTTCTACGATCTGCTCAAGAAGCACGATATCTCGGTGTAACTGTTTCAGGCAGGGGTTGTGATGTGTTGAAGTGAAAACGGGTGTTCTGGTCCCGAGGAGAAGGGAATGGATATCACAAAGGCCAGTCTGGCTCTTCCCGTTTTTTGGGGTGGGGTGCTTTTCCTTCTGCTCTCGACAAGGAGCAGGGGCAGGTTGCTGCCTGCACGTGGCATTGAACTGGACAAGGATTTCACGAACACGCTCAAAGGAGTGGCAACCTTTCTTGTCCTCTACCATCACACCTATCTCTATCATCCCGATGCGTATTGGTATCTTTTTGCAGGAGGCGAGTTCTTCAGCGGCGTCTCTCTGTTCTTCTTTATCTCCGGGGTGGGGCTTGCCCTCTCTCAGGAGGCCCGGCCACGAGGCGTAGCGGCTTTTCTGGCCCACCGTTTCCGGGTGCTGGCTCCGGTCGTCTTTTTAAGTCTGCAGGC is drawn from Desulfovibrio mangrovi and contains these coding sequences:
- a CDS encoding TIGR03013 family XrtA/PEP-CTERM system glycosyltransferase, whose product is MAISLIMWDGLWFVAGVLVGGMPLINALGADADRAILVMEFSVFCAVVLCASVFANTYVAGRNNKDKEYDIFFSTGLLMLISTSVLLLLNQLVGMFSQHAYQMLVVLCCFGLFRCGVEVLSQYWLYLPFLAPKVLVIGNGAQVSQAEDLVLRSNGRFRLKKVVDCSDVTCDQNGLYAITNGTELHEYLRREGVDKVIVSFSERRGAFPVDEILQCRMSGIEVVDAVTFYESVNKKLFIENITPSWFIFSSGFRISTAYRFCKRVLDICGALFGLAICLPFFPLVALAIKLDSPGPIFFRQVRVGEGDKLFIIFKLRTMRQDAEVGTGAVWASKDDPRITRLGAFLRKSRLDELPQLINVLRGEMSLVGPRPERPEFVKNLKKEIPFYSERHYMKPGVTGWAQVRYPYGASLQDAVEKLRYDLYYIKNYSPLFDVWVILLTIGVVVFRKGAR
- a CDS encoding polysaccharide biosynthesis/export family protein, which produces MKRAFVTIMFFLAMAVITTSAFAGEYRLGAGDAVAINVWGEPDLNIQAAIRPDGVITMPGVGEVAAAEKTPNELQKELVDKLKTLVRNPIVTVTVLAFRNNSVVVHGQGVEPKVVPLDGRTTLLQLLSSIAPGNMADLKGAYVMRDDKKVVEGFEELFLRGETSRDIVLEPGDRIFIPYREDRFVFVLGAVQAPQAIPFYEGVTILEAILQAGGFGKYADENDTVIIRKVAGKTSTIKVKGEDLIKRGDLEQNVNLVAGDYVIVREGLF
- a CDS encoding XrtA system polysaccharide chain length determinant; its protein translation is MQGLDHSRHVVKRIVKLLVDRIVLISAILFAFVLGAVVLSYSLPKRYEARGTVYIEQSVINDLVRGIAITPSMSAKIKVLNVTMLSRAMLLEVIRELDMDVNADSEPALDTLINTVRSKVEISLNESKGLFFISYVDEDPARARDFVNTLIRRYIEESTTSKREEAFEATRFLADQIELFRKRIEQAQVDIDDYLSRNGKALNANEQILRQEIEMAEAKLQGLRIRKNELVAKRSLLVRNTPLRKRLEDLEAGRTSLLVNYTENHPRVRRVQEEIVAVKHEISRNGESEKRAVYGTAEYQETRVELEAIAQIERGLERQIVDGTDQLRRIPAMRSELQELERKKKKESIIYEQLVARYGQSEVSKQMELQDKAVSFRVIDPATLPVYPISPNRVLILLAGLFLGIGGGTGLVLLLDFLDGRVKAYHELERFGIPIMVVVPDIDSLKNDDGLLREHWRTLSVLGGILALFIGMVVIEAQQLTYIEDAVNTLVRMVSNIV
- a CDS encoding XrtA-associated tyrosine autokinase, whose amino-acid sequence is MSRIERALERAESLQAGKTAAEGEEKPSILERAAGAASERNRTPEPMQGDSDVATPASAGAAPGRVAKHVAPRLKLSGKSTLVRQTPEIDTSKIVAAQGLYSPASEEYRKLKEQLVKLTNSKGFQNTVLVTSATVGEGKSITAVNLAVSLAMEFDHTVLLIDADIRRPTCHNYFNTAVEPGLAECLLDGVEVKDALVATGIGRLSFLPAGRPVDNPVEVLNSSLMKDFLAEIKSRYPDRYVIIDTAPVLPFAEARVLSRFVDGTLLVVRERAVSVREVQETLQALSGANVLGIVYNGATKANSPGSYYYGYHYGHKI
- a CDS encoding XrtA/PEP-CTERM system-associated ATPase, with protein sequence MYTHYFGLREKPFELLPNPGFLYPSRVHRKALAYLEYGLRERSGFILLTGEVGSGKTTIIRNLLKRDLRKTVLSKVFNTRVDSTQLISMINDDFGLEVGGRDKVAMLRDLNEFLIDQFAAGNKAVLIIDEAQNLTSELLEEVRMLSNLETDNAKLLQIILVGQPELKKTLNSPSLRQLRQRILVQTHLAPLTDDEVAEYVLYRLERAGNRSAVRWGEGALQEVHVATQGIPRLINILCDYLLLDAFSDERMSIGLENVRSVVDEIDFRHVYFPGSEDEIVSDQVVQGGNGSNGEHAIPEGWNGAGVDKGTNERSREAVHRMMKMLREMQQRLEVLENSIPRVDEGDILEMNERLQRLELFYEESALQLGRLSLAFPRLEARMNEKPLALLREEKTEQRGWFRKMWGA
- a CDS encoding TIGR03016 family PEP-CTERM system-associated outer membrane protein, with amino-acid sequence MLLSRSFMLFCTLLLLTSQAFAGDLSFKPGIGVSEEYTDNVDETPEGKTDYISHIKPLMELEYDGPRLQTSLSYAGDYQMYASGKNTDLIHDLSMESLVTLMQDRLFLEVTEDYESVYLDSTRGEVADDETGNYRVDRNTFGISPYAMFDVSDQGILTAGYKFLDVRYTSGDEGSDKQEHKGYTSLDYSLTDRLGLLTGYSLTAQDQENKTGLKRHNAYGGARYAFSETFDVTARLGADYTVFNSGGDAVDPFWEIEATKRISRLTLTLASATAFTSDPDTEGDLRTTSYSLKADWDLDRTKLRGGLRYSDSDQGGGARSEELRDSSGYDAQTFTPSVGVTHELTDRLSLDADLRMDFQDKSGDYVQRFFASTGLSYLFTEEVSSYLRYKFKDSYSGTDEDSNYSVNRVELGVEVKF